GTGTTTGGAAGTACAGGAGAGGAACACCTGCTCTAACAAAGTGTTGTTTGCACATTCAAGAAAGAAACTGATCACcctaatgaaaaaaacctgaagaacATGGATTTGAATGAAGGATGTGCTAATAAAACTTGGCTAGGCTGTCTTGGGGGGAAAAGTAAATAGGATAAGTTTTGGCATAGAAGATTAAGTCTGTCTATACACCTAGAAGACTTTAGAGGGGTAATTGGTGGAAAGAGATGGCATTTTAGAGGGTTTTAGTCTGAAGTGGTAAAATATCTCTCAGGATTTAAATTTCTTATTGCCACAGCCACTTTTCTTATTGCCActgccacagccagctcctgtgcTCATCCTGTGCTGAGCTTTTTACCTCCCTAAACAAAGCTAAATCAACACTGTTGTTAAACAAGGAGTTGACAGaactggagcagcacaggatggGGCTAGAATACAAACCAGTGTGAGGTGTTTATCTGGGGGTGGAGGGTCCTACTCAGCATCCCTACGTAGGCTTGTTGGCCTTGGGAGTAAACAGGAGCCAGGAGTATGGCCTGCTGATGCAAACCCCAATAAAACCAGCTGGTTTTTCCTCTCCAGTGGGATGTACTTTACAGAGATTCCACAAAGGCAAGCTGTTTGTAGTGGGTGCTCTCTGAGGTGTACTGTTCACTGCTGCTTGCTGAGGAGAGGGACAGAAGGATGATGAAAAAGGACAGCAACTTTTGGGGCATAAATTCACTTGTGCTTTTCCTCCCATTTCTTCCTCTCTAACAATAAAAATTTGCAACTGTATTCGCTTTCTGGATGTTTATTCTTAAGTatgttccttttattttttcactttgatATGACACACGCCAAATAATTTTTCCCAAGGTAACTGAGTAATAGCAAGGTGTGTTTTAGTCAAGGTTCTGGTGACTGAGGGCAGCTGAacacctcagctctgcagcaggcatTGCAGAGcatccacagggagcagcaggccCCCATCTGAGCTGAGTGCAGAGCTCCCGCTGCACTCAGTAATGAGGCTCTGGTCTCCAAGATGCTGCGTGTGGGATGTCCCCAGCAAGACACTGACACAATTTTTAACTCTGAAGTCCTTGGATAATGTGTTATGATGGTAATCAGAGCTCCCATGTCAGCAGTGATAGTGGCAAGGGAACAGGTCTGTATGCGCTGGGGTGTGGGCTGACCCATATGCAGCAGGAAAAAGATAGAAACTGCTTTCACAGGTCTGCCTGAGCAGTGCTCCTGGGGCTTACTCCAAGTGGAGTAGTACTGAGATTTCCTGGAAAATGAGCTTTGGTTATTGTACTCAGCTGCTGTAAACGCAGAGTTTGTTCATCTGTATTGAGTGTGTCTTCCTTCTTACGAAATATTTTGCTGCATTAGTGCTAAAAGTACTTTGTGGATTTTAATAGAATTCCAAAAACCAGAAAGCTTGCATTCAACATTAAATTGAGAACTATATCCTTCTGCTTGAATGGCAGTAAACCATAGAGAAAATGGTCTTACTCATGAAtcacattttaatatttttccttaatacCATGTATTTTCTATCTAGTATAGTGGGGGAAGATCTAATTTGCTGAAAAGAGCAGCAAACATTGTATAGCTTCTCATGGATTTTTTCAGTCAAGATAGAACTTCTGGAGATCTAGAaatgatttttgccttttataCAAGGTTTGCTGGTATTACTCCTGACTCTGGACAGGATTTCTCAGGTGGCTAAAAAAGCACTTTCAGAGCTCTGGGTGgttgctgctgcctttcccctcTGCCAGCCATCACAAGCACCAGGAGAAGGCcaatgctttattttctctgcatcTGTAGTAGGTGTCCATCCTTACCATTTACTTCCTGGCTGGGAGATATTTACTTTTCCTTTGCtggaagaaaatcaaattgAAATTCATATAAGCTCCAGCTTACATGAGTTATACTGTTTTCATACTTTGATTATTGATTATTAAAAAAGCTGGTGgttctctctgcctttcagtATTTGCAGGTTGGATATGGGAGGTTGGTTACATGAGGCTGTTTTCTGTCCTTAGAATTTCAAAAATGGCCCACAGTAAACATATTTAAGTGAGTTAAGTATAATTCTCTCTCTTCTAATGGATGCTTTATTAATTGTAGGAGCTGGCATACCATAATACCTTTCCTTTGCCTTGCCAAACAGATGGTGTGGAATCTGTGTCCTAACAATAATACTTCCTTGGGCTAACTGAACCATTACAGCCtcggggcagggaggaggaaacaTTCAAAACAAACATAGTTTATCCTATTGTGGCTTAATAAGATTAAAATGTTTTCCCACTAAGTTCTGCTAGCTGATGTTGAACTTGTGTTCATATGCATCAGTTACCTGCTCCCTCATTTTTTAGTCTTGGCCTTCATGCATGCTGAAGGTCTTATAATAGGTTTTCTCAAATTATTTATGTGCATATCTGTGAAAGACAGTTATCAATAGAAAATGAATCATATTAAGTTCACTTTACGGGTGAGTAATGCTGATGCATTGTTTCAAAGTAAATGGCTGCAGATGGATGTTGGAAATGAAATTGTCAGGAGAGGAAGTGTGCCCATTTAACTAAAGCTGTGTAAGAAACAGTGGCTGTCAGAAGTTTCAGTTTTTCCTGTCACCTTGTATATTTTTGGTAATGGCCCAGTTGCTGATGGTTTGAGGTATAGAAGAATCCTGCATGGCATGTGCAatgttttgtccttttttccccccaggtgCTTGGGTAAACCGTGGGCTAGGAGTGGTGAAGGAAGTGGATGGCCAGTTAGTATGGACATACACTGCTCAGCACTTGGGCTACTGGATAGCAGCTCCACTGCCTGGAGCAAAAGGTATGGCAACCACTGGCCAAGCAGCTCCTGAGTGCCCCATAAGGCTGTCAGTTTGACTGCTTCATTTaacagcaggaagggagaagTGATATGCAACCTCACCACCTGGATAACTTTTGTTTGAGCCCTTACAGCGATTTTCTTGCATGTTTTGTAAATTCATATGAAGGGATCTGTCAGAGAAACAGTGTGGCTAATTGCAGAAACACATAGCACTCTCTAACAGAGTGCTAAGTAGAAAATGTAGACCAATTTTCTAAGTTAGTTTGGACAATTAATACAAATATAATTTGTCTGGAATGAAGTAGATGTCACGGTAAGCCTTTAGTATTCCAGATGAACCTGTCATTTTCACCTATCCTGCTGAAACAGCAAGGTGAAAAGGGCAGGATGAACATAATGCCATTGGAACACAAAAATCACTGCAAAAGTACTGTTCAATTCATTAGCTCTGCACGTCATTTGGTTTTAAGAACTAATGcttgtctggttttgtttggtaaTCTAGAATCCATCATTAGTGCTGTTTCCAAGGACATAACAGCCTATCACACCGTGTTCCTTACGGCCATACTGGGAGGAACTGTTGTCATTATCATTGGATTTTTTGCTGTTCTTCTTTGTTACTGCAGGTAAGCAAAAGAAGTTCCAGTGAGCTCATTAGGAATAGAATTTGAGGTTGATAAAATAGTCTTTTGAGGTTAAGACTTGTTTTCTTAGCTAAACTGTAATGTAcagcctaatttttttttttttaaattacagttgTTACAGAACTTAATTTTAAGTTTCTGATGTCAAATTGCACCACAACCTCTTAACCAAAGTCCAACCTCCAGCTTATTTAGTCAACAGTCCAGTATTTCCTAATGTGTTCTGCAATCACCTTGCTTCTCTTTTGCATAGGGATAAATGTCGTCGGacacagaagaaggaaaaaaactcaaCCAAGCTGGAGGTCATAAAAAAAGACCAGACAACGTCAACAACTCACATAAATCACATCAGTGCTGTCAAAGGGTCTTTAAAGCTGGAGGATAAGTCACAGTTATATACACCGAAGATTTCTTCATACAGCCCTCAAAGGAGAATGTCCATGGACACAGAGGATGGAAAATCACAAGACAATTTTAAAATCTACTCAGAGGATGCTTCTTATCAGTCATCCTGTCAGACTGGTCAGGCAGGAAATTCAGCCCATTCAGTGGAGCCTAGTGCTGGAGTGAGGCTTTTACAGCAGCCAAAGCACAGTAACAGTACTATTTCCCAGGCTCCTAGGGACATTTCAGACCAAAACAGGTACCTTACACTGAAAGAGGAGATGTACGGCCTTTCCCATATCCCAGAACATCTAATGCATATTTACAATCAGCCTATTGCTATTCTTCAAACCTCAGACCTTTTCCACTCCCCAGAACAACTGCATCCTGCTAAATCAGCAACTTTGCCAAGGAAAGGGCAGCTGGTGTACGGCCCCATGATGGAGCCCATGAATCGGGACAGTTACATGCAAACACTCCCCAAAATGCCAGGGCACTCTCATCCCCAGCCTTCTGCCTGCAGAGATGAGAACAGTCCCCTGGATGGTGAAGAGGGCTTGCCTTCCCAAGCACCCAACTGGGGCAGGTACACCAACAGCTTACTGGAATCTGTCTCTGTTCCTGGGACACTGAACGAAGCAGTTGTAATGACTCCGTTTTCATCTGAACTTCAAGGGATTTCAGAGCAAACGCTGCTGGAGCTCTCTAAAGGAAAACCATCTCCACATCCTCGAGCATGGTTTGTGTCCTTGGATGGAAAGCCAATTGCTCAAGTGAGGCATTCTTTCATAGATCtgaaaaagggcaaaaaaactGAGAGTAATGATACCAGTCTGGACTCTGGTGTGGACATGAATGAGCATCATCCTAACAGGAAactggagagagagaaaactttCATTAAAAGTATGCCACATTCTAAGATTCTTTACTTGGAAGATCTGGATCTGAGTAGCAGTGAAAGTGGGACCACTGTTTGCACTCCAGAGGACCAGGCAGTGAGACACATTATGGAAGGAGGGAACAGGCCAGTCCTAGAACAACATAATGAGGAAGGTCTAAGGAAAAAATCTCTGCCAGGAAGTCATGAATCTGGTATCCCTTCTGCTAAAAAAAGGGATAGACCACCTCTCATGAAAAGAGATAGCAAAACCAATAtctggaagaaaagagaggagaggCCGCTTATTCCTATAAATTAAAACACAGTGTGCTTTGTGCTGTCGCTCTCCCTGCTGGTTGTTGATCTCTTGCCTGCTTCTGTAATTCTGCAGTGTTGGGTTTACAAGGGAAAAGTTGCTTTCTACAAGTATCAagaaaagtttcattttttaatgtaaagatTGAGTTACCAAACTTCAGCTGGGCAACTGATATTCCATGTGAATTGAAAATAGGGAAATGCTACTATTAAACTTTTCCAGTTCCTAATTTTACTGGCAGTATGAGGAAGGCCCACATTTTACTTAGCCTGTCATTCTTGGACACACCTTTGGGAATGCACAATGAGAAATGTAGGCacatgatttaatttttttgtacttGTTGCTATTGCAATGGTAGCCTAGTTAAAGCCATTCCTAGCCTTGTTCCTAATCAACGTGACCATCTGTACAGTATTTTATATGTGAACTTTTCTAGCTATCTGCTACTACTCCTTTGTACAATGTGAAATGTTTCATCCGTTGCTCCCACGACACCAGCAGATGAGCTCTGCTGGATTTATCAGCAGAGCTCTATAGCATTACTGCCCTCCCTGTGTGCCCATCCATGTGCAATCCCATACAACACTGGGGGAAGGGGAAGTCTACAAGTGTGGCCACTGCAGTTCATGGTCCCCACTACCTTAAGGTGTTGCCCATCTGCTTTGTTTAGACCTGCTTTGTTACGCCCCGTGGATTTTGAAGACTGGCGTGGGCTGTGAAGGGTCCAtgtccagcagaaaaggactgGTTCTGGTAGCATTTGGAGCTGCAGCTACTCCTGATCCCAGTGTCTTGTTTTGGCTTCTTTGTCAGCGAACATCTTCTCTTCTCTATGCTGTTgggccagctgtgctccagaaTAGAGCCTTGAATCTCTGCCTATTTATAACTGAGAGTTTGGCCCATGATGAAGAAGTGTGCAGGATTAGACAAATTATGCCTTGGAAAGAGTTTCTTGAGCAGGAAAGCTTGGCAccattgctttttattttatgtttaaaacaATGGGAGATTATTCGAGGTTTATGTGCCTACATTTtgccagcctgagctgcttttGTCTAGGTTTGCAGAGGAGTTAAACAAGTTAAACAGGTTTTAAaagttgggggggggggggaaggttATGAGCATGAGACAGCAGATTGCAAAAATTTGGTTtataatacaatataaataCTATTTATGACTCATCTTAGAGTTAAATTTACCAAAAGTCATGAATGCATGAATTGTAACTAAGATATGTATAGAGGAAGGAAAGGCCAACAGAATATTCTTTAATTTTAATGCCCACCTTGTCAAAGTGATCATTTGAACTTTGGCTAACAGAAAAATGGATGCATCTCTTAATGTGCTTCATATAGTAAACAGAATGTATTTCTGTGGCTTTGAGGCTGTTTTCCTGGTGAAATAAGTTCCAGCATTTTGGCTTTAGCAGTTTGATTATAAATCATCCTAACAAGGCTTTCTAAATATTTCCCCTAGAGCTTGTTTAAAGGTCTGTACCAAGATCCAAACATACAATGCCTATATATGAATTGTGAGGTGAGTGGTGCTTGGTTGTCTGCCCTGTAGTGCACTCAAGAGTTGGGAAGTATCCTATGCAGCTGGGCTTCTGGGAATATTTACTCAGGAAATATTACTGTGAAATATGTCTGTGGTGTTGGGATTGTCAGTTGTCTGTTGCTGTTTCTAGAAGAATATGGAAGGTAACCAGGATGGTACCAGCAATGCATCATTCCAAAGTGAGTATTTGCTTCACGAACAAAATGTTCCTATTGAATTCACGAGAATGAAAGTGCAAATAAAAAGTGTGtgtgaaagtgtgtgtggtGGGTTGATcttggctggatgccaggtgcccaTCAAGCTGCTGTATcactcccctttcccagctggacaggggagagaaaataagatggaaagCAACTCCTAGATTGCGATAAAGCAGTTTGGTAAGGCAAAAGCAAAAGTTTGCATGtgcacaaagaggaaaaaaataggtttGTTCTGTACTTCTCATCAGCAAGCAATGTGTGGCTGCCTCTTGGGAAGCGGGGCTTCAACACTTGTAGTGGTTGCTCCAGAAGGCAAACCTTGTAGGTAACAAATATCCccacttcctcctcctttccttagCTTTTATATCTGAGCTGATGTTACGTGgcatggaatatccctttggttaATTTGAGTCAGCTGGCTTAGTTGTGTCCCCTGCCAGGATCTTGCCCACCCCTAGCCTGCTGGTTGGCAGGGAATGCTGAGAGTCAGCActgatgctgtgccagccctgcccagcagtggccaaaacactggtgtgttatcaacacctTTCCAGCTCCCAAGGCCAAGCACAGCGCTGGGAAGGCTGCTATGGGGAATGAACTCGTCCTCAGCCACACCCAGTATCCATGGGCATCACCATCACAGGTGGGAATCTCAGCTCCTGTGCCTGGagcgcctcctcctcctcctttggCACTGAcctggtgtctgcagagttgtttctctcacatgttctcacccTGCTCTTCTCTTGCCACAATTACATCTGCACGGtaacttcttttccttctcaaatcTGTTACCACAGTCACCATCATTTCTGACTGGCCCAGCCTTGGTCAGCAGCGGctctctcctggagctgctgtcattggctctgctggacatcagggaagcttctggcagcttctcacagaagccaccccagTAGACTCCCCTGGCCAGCCAAACCCAATACACATGGTAAAGCAACTGTCCCCCTGCAACCCCTGGAGTGCAGatatccacctgcagcctgtggaggcTATGAACCCATGggaaagctgtgctgcagcaagctcctggcaggagctgtggagagaagagcccctgctgcagcaggtaTCCTGGAAGTACCAGTGGGCCTGTTGGGGACTCACACTGaaggcaggctgtgcctgaaggactgcaccctgtggaagaGTGAGTgagccatgctggagcagtttgtggAGAACTGTTGTTCCTGAGAAGGACTCAAgttggagaagttcatggagagcagcctcctgtgggagggaccctgtgctggagcaggggaaggacctCTGTCCTTGAGGAGTGGCAGAAACCACGTGTGATGGACTGACCCATTCCTGTCTCAGAAACCCATTTTTGTCTCAGAAACCACACATGATGGACTGACCCATTCCTGTCTCCCTGTGTCACTGAGGGGAGGAagtagagctgggaaggagggaggggtggagggAAGTTGTTTCTATGATTTATTTCACTTGTCATTATCCTGATCTGGTTGTGTCAGTAATAAATTCAGTTAATATCCCCTAGGTGAGTGAGTCTGTTCTGCCTGTGACAGTATTcagtgagtgatctctcccagtCCTTGCCTCAGTTCATTggattttctctcctctgtccacTTTGTGGAAGGGATTGGTAAgagtggctttggtgggtgcctggcatctAGCCAGGGCCAAACCACTACAGTGTGTAAATACGTCTGTAATTAAATTGGCCTCAAGAACCTAAAAGAGGTTTAATTCTGATTCACCTATTTCAGATTTGAAAATGGCTTGTCATATTAGCATGCCTTTGGTTCTCTTTCTAGGTAACAggcattttgttttccagcaccAAATACATTTTCgcaaaaaacctttttttaacGTACAGTcctactggattttttttatatgaCTTTCTAGGCCCATATATTGATAATTTCATCCTTTGCATTGTTGTATACATTAGTAGGAATCAATTTATATATGCACATTTCTTCTGAAAGCTGCCCTTGAGGTTCAATATTGCCCTGTTTGCAGAGTTGCATTGGTCTTGATGGCTCCCTTTTCAACAAGAGATTATTATACACTCTGTTGAACATAATAGGAAATCCCTGACAAGCTAATGGTTTTGAGGAATTCATATTAAGTTCATATGCCTTTGCTTTAAATTTTGTTCACCTACAgtaatatttcagatttttaatgcatttttcattGTATATACCAAAAAAGACCTAATTTCTCAAACTTACTTGTATCATCAAAAATACAGACTACTATAAATGGCTTTATTTATGTGAATTCAAAGGAAACAAGTTTGGCACTCCATTGTTTTCATTCTCTGACAGAACAGGTATCTGGTCGTTAAAGAAAAAGGATTAGAAATCCAACTCTAAAATTATTATGATTTATATTCATACAGAATATTTCCAAATATATCAGTCTTCACATTCCAGCTGTATGCTGGAATTTATGCACTGGAAATACCTGTATTGCCTGCTAGAGATTAGAATTCTATTTGGCTTTAGATCATTTAAAGGAGTTTGACTATACTGAGCTCTACAAATTTTAATTCCACAATGCATTCTACATGATGTCTAACATGTGGAGAAGACAGAATGTCACAGTGAAGCGTCACAAATGAATGGATTTCTATATTTCTCTTTATGATTTCAGCATATGAATTTATAGGAAtcactgaatttattttttagggtttttttttctgttggctcTTTGTGGCATTAACAGACAGTTAAAATGCTGGTGCCAGAATTAGGCCTATACAAAAATTAGCAAGGATCCGTGGCACACAGCTCTTGGAAAGGCTGAGGAAATATTCAGAGGTTTTCACTTCTTTGAATCTGGAGGTTGCTTACCTTGAGAATAAGAAGGGAGAAATGTCTGTGAGGACACAGGAGAGGGGATACAGCTTCTTTCTGATGCTATTTTGTAAACTGATATGTGTTTGGGCTTTGGTGGAATCAATTCTTTCTGAAGAACACAAATGTTTGCAACACTTATGTCTCAGTTCTTCACAAGGCACTTCTTGAGCTGTCAGCTTTTGCAAGAAAAGCCCTTATTTATGTACATACAGTTTTAAGTGCAAGCTCATTGACAGTAATTTTTAGATTGTTACCAAATGATAGATATtagggatgaaaaaaaaaaaaaaggtgggggaatcacttaaaaatcacatttgatTAAGAGAAAAAAGTCTTTCTAGTGCAATCAGGAAATAGAGCTCTGGTATTACAAACCTGAAAGTAAAAATTATGTGTTGATTAGGAACATTATTTACCACCATAAAGCTAGAGGGGACGCACCAAAAATAATCCAGGATGTAGGAATGTTTAGTTGTCTCCTTTGTTTTTATGCAGTAATTTGTACCAAAGAGGATGAAATGAACTGGCACCAGTATAAATTCTTGTTAGTTAAAAAGTGACAAAGTTTCACAACACTACTGATCAAACACTGTGCAAATGAAAAGGCAGTGCACTACATCTGTTGTCTAGTGCATTACATTAGGAAATTCTGGAGATAAATTAGCCTGCTGAAGTGCCTTTCTCTTTCATCTGACCTATTTTATCAGTGGGACACCTGACTATCTGAAAAGCACattatggttttattttctgttagcCAAAACCCCCTGAATTCATAAAATTATGTAgctttaataatattttaagagGCAGATCTAGTGCTTTTTATGTTGGAATACTGACTTCTGCATGTCGATGATAACGGTAGTTGTTGTAAAACCTAGTTTTGATATTTTatgtttgaaaagaaattttaaaaaatatatctttagCAATCTGAACAGTAgtgtcttttaaaaatgctcATATGGGATCTGATTCAACTTTGTGTGTCAAGTGCAAGCATCTTGAAGTCACTGGATTTACAGGTATGAAACTGACTGGGATATTAActtcaaaaatgaaataacttaTGTTTATAAATAAACACTTTTAATGATAAAAGTCCTTTTTTCAGCTGCTAACTTTGCTtgtcagaagcagcagaaattgtATGGAGATCGGTATGTGATTCTTATTTTCTAGAACCAATTTGTATCTCAATTTGGAGCCTAACCTGCATTGGTTTTTaatagctttttaatttttttttaattcagtggtATTATGAGAACACAGTACTATGCCTACAGAGCTAAAGGTGAGCATTCTTTTATAGTAATTTGTACTAATTTGTGCCATACTTCTAGCAGTAGGCAGCTACATTTGTGTTAAAGAGTTTATATGAAAGGTGATTTAAATGACTTGAATCTgagctttgtttccttttaaaagcaGTATTCATTGTGTTCTGAAAAGATTCAGGTTTTTTGTTAAGACTGGCAGGGCAAAACTCTGCCATTCTTTGTTTTGCTAGCATGCTCAGCCTGAAAACTGTTTTACCAAATGAATTTTTTCAGTCAGTTTCAGGACTTACTGAACATTCCTATagtccccctccccaaaacatCCTGGTACTTTATTCCACAGGTAACGGATTTAGTTCCTTTGAAGCACTTGTTGCACTTCAGTCCATGTCAGAACAGTACTATTTTTACATGTCACTGTGTAGAAAGGCAGTTTTTAGTGCTCATTAGAGCACGTTACTCATGCAAAGCCTGGCTCTGGGTGTTGCAAGGCAGGTGAACTCatggccctggctgtgctcaccaCCTTGAATTCTGGAGCCTCATGTTCAACAAATGCTTCATGACCTCagcaattattttcaaaaactcTCTAGTATGGATATTGTTTATGTAAAACATTCCTGATATTCGGCATCCTGGTTTTAAGTATTTCTACCTTTTTATATTTTGTCAGAGGTGTCTTTTCATCTCTGTATTTACTACAGTATCAGTGTATCTGTTGCTGAAAATGTAACTAAGGTTTGTAAAATGTTACAGCTTATGcaatataataaaaatttgaaaaagttATCGATGCccaaatttttatttgtttatctTTGAAGCCGTATGTTGTGTAGGGAACGTCTCTCAAcactttctttcaaaatatcaTTAAAGGTATTTCTGTCATCACTATAATTCCCATGACAAAGGAATGTCATCCTCCCTCAGGTTACCAATTCTAATAGAGTCACATTCTCTATTCTGTTTCTTGTGAAGAAAAACTTACTGTAGCCTTCAGCTGGACCTTGGAGACAATTTCCTTGCAAACAAAGCACATTAGCAGAATAAGAAGCTAGCTTTAAAAGTTTTCAACCCTTTATGATGAAGTCATAGCTAAAGTATTTATTTGGAAAAGCACAATCCAAATGCATACTACAGAATCATTTGGAGATGTACTGCACTAAGAGCAAGTTTAAAAACATCTGCTTTGTTTGCCATGGATGTTTGTTTACAAAGCAAATGTTGTCTACTCTCTAGGTGAAGTTGATGCCCagaagattttttattttatacatttttcattAACTTGTAGCTCTGTAGACTACTATTGTATAGTTATATAGCTCCTAACGAACTCGAGTACTTTTCCTACCTTTTCTCTTAGATTTTAAAACAGCAAGATAACCTTCCTGGAATCCTAATTAGTCTTTCCTCTAGAGTGAACCAAGGacgttttggttttttccagaTACTGTAGGCATAATAAATGTGGGGCTAGaagctggggcagggtgggggagCTTCAGTGGGGGGCAGAACCAAAATGCAGGGTTACTTAACTGTTCCTCTAATTGGATGATTTCTGTTAAGTATGCTAATTTGCTGTCTGGAGCAATTTAGTGCATTACACATGTAATCATCATGAGCAGAACTTTCCTCATGACCAAAAGGTTGTCTGCTCTAAGAAAATTGGATCAAGGTGTGTTGGGCATCATAGGAAcagctgcaaagagaaaacCCATCATAATGAATTAGTCTCATATCAAAGAAACCATAATCTAGGGGGACAAGACAAAGAGGTGGGGAAAACTAAATATTAACTGATGTGGCAGTAATTGTTCCGATACATACCAGATTCGTGATAATGAcatattggggttttttaaatatatatatatttggaaATGGATTCAAGTTTAAAGAAAACCAGGTGAATGATGTA
This sequence is a window from Haemorhous mexicanus isolate bHaeMex1 chromosome 26, bHaeMex1.pri, whole genome shotgun sequence. Protein-coding genes within it:
- the FAM171B gene encoding protein FAM171B, with amino-acid sequence MPGTCGRLSALLPGLAAALLPVLLMLMMGRPPPAGAAAATRPQQQQQRAALPGGAPAAASGSVFTLKVQVNDIISHQYLRQAVVEVFVNYTLTNSTLTGNNGAVLIKVPYKLGLSLTIVSYKDGYLLTPLPWKTARMPIYSSVTLSLFPQSQANIWLFEDTVIITGKLSDAKSQPSVQFPKSLMKLPTNHIANLTAYLTVPEQFLKVDSFLYTTGIILNKSGFKSMELTPLAAICVNVLLAGKELNIKGPIQVTLPLPTTAVKSGDAVPAWTFDMKIGAWVNRGLGVVKEVDGQLVWTYTAQHLGYWIAAPLPGAKESIISAVSKDITAYHTVFLTAILGGTVVIIIGFFAVLLCYCRDKCRRTQKKEKNSTKLEVIKKDQTTSTTHINHISAVKGSLKLEDKSQLYTPKISSYSPQRRMSMDTEDGKSQDNFKIYSEDASYQSSCQTGQAGNSAHSVEPSAGVRLLQQPKHSNSTISQAPRDISDQNRYLTLKEEMYGLSHIPEHLMHIYNQPIAILQTSDLFHSPEQLHPAKSATLPRKGQLVYGPMMEPMNRDSYMQTLPKMPGHSHPQPSACRDENSPLDGEEGLPSQAPNWGRYTNSLLESVSVPGTLNEAVVMTPFSSELQGISEQTLLELSKGKPSPHPRAWFVSLDGKPIAQVRHSFIDLKKGKKTESNDTSLDSGVDMNEHHPNRKLEREKTFIKSMPHSKILYLEDLDLSSSESGTTVCTPEDQAVRHIMEGGNRPVLEQHNEEGLRKKSLPGSHESGIPSAKKRDRPPLMKRDSKTNIWKKREERPLIPIN